The Neodiprion lecontei isolate iyNeoLeco1 chromosome 6, iyNeoLeco1.1, whole genome shotgun sequence sequence ACGTTTATCCGGTACGCCGGTAGCTCGGGTTTCTGGTTCCTCAGCTTTTCTCGCTTTATGACAAGACGGTAAATCACTTCAACCGTGAACGCTGTCAGAGCAACGACGAACCCGATACCGACACCCTTGTACGTCATTACCAGGTCCGAGTTTCTCAGCTGCCTTTCGGTGGATCCCAAATTCAACGGACATATCTCGGTGCCGGGAAGATGCTCCGAAGTCTTGAAACTTATGATCCCGGTTTCTACCAGCGCCAAAAGCCTGTTTCAGGATTTTCGTTGTCGTTTTTTACTTCGgtttaatttcagaaaagcTAACAATTCTCGCGGCTCGATCGAGCCACCCAATTATCACCTGTTAAACCTATTTACTGACCTCTTGTTAATGGCAGCGTCGATCGTTGTGTTCAGTTGAAAGGCGAACGCCTGGCTCTTCGTTATTATACTACCCGGCATTATCACGAAGGTGCATCGTTTCGACTCGAGAACACCGTCTCGCGTTTTATTCATGTAATCGTTGAAGAGCAACGACGTCACTATAGATCTTTCCCGCAGATACATTTTGTCTGAAATACAGGGTGCATGGGTGAGGACAGGGTCCCGGGTGGGGTGAAATTCACTCGTTTCGTACTCACTCGAACTAACCAAATCGAGAATGTATTTGTCGTCCTTGTTTGCCAGGTTGAGAAATATTCCGTATCCCTTTTCGACGGATCGACGAAGCATCGTAAGTTCATCGTTGTCCTTCTGCGTGTAATCGTGCGGTTACAGAACGCGAGGTTTCCTCATTAGGTACCTTAATTATACGCAACCTTTAAGACACACCCTAATTTAATTCTCACCTGCGTTATCATCTTTTCGATCGCGTTACCCTTCTCGGCGATCCATTGCTGATGTTTGTTCGCTAAATCACTTGCCGAACCTATTGGCAATGTGAATTGCGAGAGTGTCAGAAATGCGGTCAAATTAGCCGTGTAGAATGAAGTCAGTACCGTTATGAATAACCACCAAGTAGCGAATAACAATCTTGCGGAATCTGTAACGAGATTATCGAGACTTGTTCAACTTTTATACATCTCAAATCAGGTATGTACCTTCGATGCGAAAGGTGAAGGAAAAAGGCTGACCTGTTACCGGCGACAAAGTTGATCCTTGTTTGAGGAGAGCGCCGTATACGAACCACATGCAAGTCGCGAGTGAATATTTTCGCGGTTCTCCATCCCGGCATAGTAGGAATCTGTACATgcgtggaaaagaaaaatgtggtGACGATATTCATATTACACGCTTAAAAAACACCAAATGTTCTCCTAGACGATGTCATCGCTCGTAATATGTTTCTCTTGTATTACAAGCAACGGTCTAATTGTACAGGTAACCTTAAgtgtgttaaaaaattaagtgaaaattaaattcatatatatatatataccttgtACTTCGCGAGAATTTTGGGATATAAAAAACTGTCGGGTAGAATTTGACGGAGCGGCGTGTGAACcgcgtaaataaaatttaaagatTGCAAGCGAGTCTGACGATGCGTGATGGCGCGTGTCTTATCTCTTGGGACTAATTTGAGCGGCGCTTATACATTATCAACAAACTAAATTggtattttcaaataacaaCGGTGTCGGGGCGGGTGTAGTCGCAACAAAAACAGACAGAGTacattacatatgtataacatCGAAGTTTGTTTACCCATTTAGGGAATTCCGTTCTAATCTGATTAGACTTAGAAGAATTATGTTTTTCGgcatgtgtataataataacgaattcTAAATACGAGGCTCGCATATACACGGCTTcagaaatattccaataacaATATATTTTCACAACAATTCAGGcgtgaaaaacaacaacactCTTGCGTATACGGAAACTATAATAAGATATGAGCATAACGTAGAATTTCTCTCCGTTTATAGTTTCTCGCGTTGAATGTGTTCCAGGAGTTTGACGGtaacgatatttcaatttaggATCTTTCCTTCGAGAGAAATTTAGAGGCGCGatgaaattcttcaattttcacttttacGTCACGCGTTCGTCGTTACCTCACAAGAATCAAAAAGTAAAGGGTCGGCCCAGCTGCAAGTACGGATATTACAATGAGAATCCAGACTTGGGTGTCAAAGGGTGCGAGGAGACCCGAACCGGTCGC is a genomic window containing:
- the LOC107218504 gene encoding glutamate receptor ionotropic, delta-1, which produces MGGINKLLITIACIILPNAIDCAIRSDLFSGPKDEVEFVNPSESEVDVVGRGAATEADDMNQTVDTNMPSELLITTLQDMPFSGTIMENGTLVGVGYAFYIFELLRSKMNFTYKIVLPKESVLGDVKTGIFGQLVRKEVDMAVAFVPVVPEFRNLIKYSTELDEAEWTILMKRPGESATGSGLLAPFDTQVWILIVISVLAAGPTLYFLILVRFLLCRDGEPRKYSLATCMWFVYGALLKQGSTLSPVTDSARLLFATWWLFITVLTSFYTANLTAFLTLSQFTLPIGSASDLANKHQQWIAEKGNAIEKMITQKDNDELTMLRRSVEKGYGIFLNLANKDDKYILDLVSSNKMYLRERSIVTSLLFNDYMNKTRDGVLESKRCTFVIMPGSIITKSQAFAFQLNTTIDAAINKRLLALVETGIISFKTSEHLPGTEICPLNLGSTERQLRNSDLVMTYKGVGIGFVVALTAFTVEVIYRLVIKREKLRNQKPELPAYRINVAEKSNFQRSPPPLYQNIHIQDYSKKQSINGRDYYIVREKDGEKRLVPVRAPSAFLFQYAA